A window from Paraburkholderia acidiphila encodes these proteins:
- a CDS encoding substrate-binding domain-containing protein: MSQFERLTIDDIARLAEVSRTTASMVLNGNAERYRISAATVERVLQVARDHHFTPSQSARALRSRRSNTIGLVIPDLTNSAHAALAQAMEWQCRERYRYQLVIVTSDEDPVRETEGIAHLVAQQVDGVVVVPCTADAPRYDKWVKRLPIVFADRRVATSAIPYVITDAAETVAALVGETIEQGAREVVFFGGQPELSPSRDRLAGYRLALERHGIAEQGDWVFQRDYQRESGYALMKAWFEAHGRYPEALFAGSITLLEGLLEFVNEAHQLAQAPGRVMTFDDHQLLDCLPLRIDAIVQDSGQLAEHSLRCVFSLLEGEGAPESVQVPAQIHYRQQRGQPART; encoded by the coding sequence GTGTCCCAGTTCGAGCGTCTGACTATCGACGACATTGCCCGCCTCGCGGAGGTCTCGCGCACCACGGCCAGCATGGTGCTCAACGGCAATGCCGAGCGCTACCGCATTTCGGCGGCGACGGTCGAACGCGTGCTTCAGGTGGCGCGGGACCATCATTTCACGCCGTCGCAATCGGCACGCGCGCTGCGCTCGCGGCGCAGCAACACGATCGGCCTCGTGATTCCCGATCTGACCAACTCGGCGCACGCCGCGCTCGCCCAGGCCATGGAGTGGCAGTGCCGTGAGCGTTACCGGTATCAGCTCGTGATCGTGACGAGCGACGAAGATCCGGTGCGCGAGACCGAGGGCATTGCGCATCTGGTCGCGCAGCAGGTGGATGGCGTGGTGGTCGTGCCGTGCACGGCCGACGCGCCGCGCTACGACAAATGGGTCAAGCGTTTGCCGATCGTGTTCGCCGATCGCCGCGTGGCGACGAGCGCGATTCCCTACGTGATCACCGACGCCGCCGAAACCGTGGCCGCTCTGGTCGGTGAGACGATCGAGCAGGGCGCGCGTGAAGTGGTGTTCTTCGGCGGCCAGCCGGAACTCTCGCCGAGCCGCGACCGCCTGGCGGGCTATCGGCTCGCGCTTGAGCGGCATGGCATCGCGGAGCAGGGCGACTGGGTGTTTCAGCGCGACTACCAGCGGGAGTCGGGCTATGCGCTGATGAAAGCCTGGTTCGAAGCCCACGGGCGCTATCCCGAAGCGCTTTTCGCCGGCTCCATTACGTTGCTCGAAGGCTTGCTGGAGTTCGTGAACGAAGCGCACCAACTTGCGCAGGCGCCTGGCCGCGTGATGACCTTCGACGATCATCAACTGCTCGACTGTCTGCCGCTTCGCATCGACGCTATCGTGCAGGACAGCGGCCAACTCGCGGAACACAGCCTGCGTTGCGTGTTTTCGCTGCTCGAAGGCGAGGGCGCGCCCGAGTCCGTTCAGGTGCCCGCGCAGATTCACTATCGGCAGCAGCGCGGGCAGCCTGCTCGCACGTAG
- the rbsB gene encoding ribose ABC transporter substrate-binding protein RbsB, with translation MHKHNSPNFSKLFAALVAGSLALGLAACSKEGPGSSADAGASGASAAAPASGGAVTVGLSISTLNNPFFVSLKKGAEDEAKKDGVTLITVDAQNDPAKQQASVEDLIEKKVNVILINPTDSSAVANVVKEATSKGIKVISLDRSVNGAEVSSHIASDNKAGGKMAADFLADKLGGKGNIVELQGIPGSSAANERGAGFDDEIAAKGGVKIVTKQPADFDRAKGLSVMENIIQGNKDIQAVFAQNDEMALGAVKALQAAGLKDVAVVGFDATDDAIAAVKAGQMAATVQQQPELIGQYGVQTAKQLVDGKPVDKFIPVPLNLYKQ, from the coding sequence ATGCATAAGCACAATTCGCCGAATTTCTCGAAGCTTTTCGCGGCGCTCGTCGCCGGTTCGCTGGCACTGGGCCTCGCAGCCTGCTCGAAGGAAGGTCCGGGCAGCAGCGCCGACGCCGGCGCGAGCGGCGCGTCGGCGGCCGCGCCCGCTTCGGGTGGCGCGGTCACGGTCGGCCTGTCGATCTCGACGCTCAACAATCCGTTCTTCGTTTCGCTCAAGAAGGGCGCAGAAGACGAAGCGAAGAAGGACGGCGTCACGCTCATCACCGTCGACGCGCAGAACGACCCCGCGAAGCAGCAGGCCAGTGTGGAAGACCTGATCGAAAAGAAGGTCAACGTCATCCTCATCAACCCGACCGACTCTTCGGCGGTGGCCAACGTCGTGAAGGAAGCGACGAGCAAGGGCATCAAGGTGATCTCGCTCGACCGCAGCGTGAACGGCGCCGAAGTCAGCTCGCATATTGCGTCCGACAACAAGGCGGGCGGCAAGATGGCGGCCGACTTCCTCGCCGACAAGCTGGGCGGCAAGGGCAACATCGTCGAGCTGCAAGGCATTCCGGGTTCGTCGGCGGCCAACGAGCGCGGCGCCGGTTTCGACGATGAAATCGCGGCGAAGGGCGGCGTGAAGATCGTCACGAAGCAACCTGCCGACTTCGATCGCGCCAAGGGCCTTTCGGTGATGGAAAACATCATTCAGGGCAACAAGGACATTCAGGCCGTGTTCGCGCAGAACGACGAAATGGCGCTGGGCGCGGTGAAGGCGCTGCAGGCGGCGGGCCTGAAGGACGTGGCAGTGGTCGGCTTCGACGCCACCGACGACGCGATAGCCGCCGTCAAGGCCGGCCAGATGGCCGCCACCGTGCAGCAGCAGCCCGAACTGATCGGCCAGTATGGCGTGCAGACCGCGAAGCAGCTGGTGGACGGCAAGCCGGTCGACAAGTTCATCCCGGTACCGTTGAACCTGTACAAGCAGTAA
- a CDS encoding ABC transporter permease, translating into MSQVTLTPGSRATLQKLGPFVALLIIAVALSIVSRDFLTVDNLLNVMRQASINALIAFGMTLVILLGGIDLSAGSVLALSSVIIATLLSSGTPAIVATLAGLVAGGVMGFANGLVISKGKVAPFIATLGSMTVLRGLALVVSNGSPISSFNSDFFSLLGGGYVARLVPIPVVLMLVMFGVFWVLLRKTVFGRHIYATGGNAESAKLSGVKVDRIQLWVYTIAGVMSALAGVVLTSRLNSAQPTAGTGYELDAIAAVVLGGTSLTGGRGWIFGTLVGALLIGVLNNGLNLLDVSSFYQQVIKGIVILLAVLIDRGNKKSS; encoded by the coding sequence ATGTCGCAAGTGACCCTCACCCCCGGCAGCCGGGCGACGCTGCAAAAGCTCGGCCCCTTCGTAGCACTGCTGATCATTGCCGTGGCGCTCTCGATCGTGAGCCGCGACTTCCTCACGGTCGACAATCTGCTCAACGTGATGCGCCAGGCGTCGATCAACGCGCTGATCGCGTTCGGCATGACGCTCGTGATCCTGCTCGGCGGCATCGATCTTTCGGCGGGCTCGGTGCTCGCGCTTTCGTCGGTGATCATCGCGACGCTGCTGAGTTCGGGCACGCCCGCTATCGTCGCAACGCTCGCCGGTCTCGTGGCGGGCGGCGTGATGGGCTTTGCCAACGGTCTCGTCATCAGCAAGGGCAAGGTTGCGCCGTTCATCGCCACGCTCGGGTCGATGACGGTGCTGCGCGGCCTCGCGCTCGTCGTCTCGAACGGCAGCCCGATCAGCAGCTTCAACAGCGACTTCTTCTCGCTGCTCGGCGGCGGCTATGTCGCGCGCCTCGTGCCGATTCCCGTCGTGCTCATGCTCGTGATGTTCGGCGTGTTCTGGGTGCTGCTGCGCAAGACCGTGTTCGGCCGCCATATCTATGCAACGGGCGGCAATGCCGAATCGGCGAAGCTGTCCGGCGTGAAGGTCGATCGTATCCAGCTGTGGGTCTACACGATCGCGGGTGTCATGTCGGCGCTCGCGGGCGTGGTGCTGACCTCGCGGCTGAACTCCGCGCAGCCGACCGCGGGCACGGGCTACGAGCTCGACGCCATCGCGGCGGTCGTGCTGGGTGGCACCAGCCTCACGGGCGGGCGTGGCTGGATCTTCGGCACGCTCGTGGGCGCGCTCCTGATCGGCGTGCTCAACAACGGCCTGAACCTGCTCGACGTGTCGTCGTTTTATCAGCAGGTCATCAAGGGCATCGTGATCCTGCTCGCCGTGCTGATCGATCGCGGCAACAAGAAGTCGTCGTAA
- a CDS encoding sugar ABC transporter ATP-binding protein, which translates to MMQGIGKAFGPVRVLEGVDFRIEAGEIHALMGENGAGKSTLMKILSGVYQADAGEILVDGRAVQIRSTVEAERAGIAIIHQELNLIPQLTVMENLFLGREPSRFGMVDTATMRKEARKWLDKVGAQRIDPQTEAGRLSIGQQQLVEIAKALSLNAQVLVMDEPTAALTNREIETLFEIMQSLKASGVAIVYVSHRMEEIFRVCDKISVLRDGHFVGERMIRETDFDEIVRLMVGREIGERFPKRSHAPGEVRMRVAGLADEGHIEGISFDVRAGEVLGIAGLMGAGRSEILRTLFGASRRTAGTVTLDGKALDVRDASSAIAAGIGFVTEDRKRQGLVLGMSVRENATLVHLDQYATLGFVNERAERSAVDGLIKQLRVRTRDAELDVKALSGGNQQKVVFAKWLAQPPKVLLLDEPTRGVDVGGKAEIYTIINQLAQQGVAIVMVSSELPEVLAMSDRILVMHQGRQNGIFEAATATQELIMTAAAGGPAPAAHAVAV; encoded by the coding sequence ATGATGCAGGGGATCGGCAAGGCGTTCGGTCCGGTTCGGGTGCTCGAAGGCGTCGATTTCCGCATCGAGGCAGGCGAGATCCACGCGTTGATGGGCGAGAACGGCGCCGGCAAATCGACGCTCATGAAAATCCTGAGCGGCGTGTATCAAGCCGATGCGGGCGAGATTCTCGTCGATGGGCGCGCCGTGCAAATCCGCAGCACGGTAGAGGCCGAACGCGCGGGCATTGCCATCATTCACCAGGAATTGAACCTCATCCCGCAGCTGACGGTGATGGAGAATCTGTTCCTTGGCCGCGAGCCGAGCCGCTTCGGCATGGTCGATACCGCGACGATGCGCAAAGAGGCGCGCAAGTGGCTCGACAAGGTCGGCGCGCAGCGTATCGACCCGCAGACGGAGGCGGGGCGCCTGTCCATCGGCCAGCAACAGCTCGTGGAAATCGCCAAGGCGCTTTCGCTGAACGCCCAGGTGCTCGTGATGGACGAGCCGACCGCCGCGCTCACGAACCGCGAGATCGAAACGCTGTTCGAGATCATGCAGTCGCTCAAGGCGAGCGGTGTGGCGATCGTCTACGTGTCGCACCGCATGGAGGAGATCTTCCGAGTGTGCGACAAGATCAGTGTGCTGCGCGACGGCCATTTTGTCGGCGAGCGCATGATTCGCGAAACGGATTTCGACGAGATCGTGCGGCTCATGGTAGGCCGCGAGATTGGCGAGCGTTTCCCGAAGCGCAGCCATGCGCCGGGCGAGGTGCGCATGCGCGTGGCCGGTCTCGCGGACGAAGGCCATATCGAAGGCATTAGCTTCGATGTGCGCGCGGGCGAGGTGCTCGGCATCGCCGGTCTCATGGGCGCGGGCCGCAGCGAGATTCTGCGCACGCTGTTCGGCGCGAGCCGCAGGACCGCCGGTACGGTGACACTGGACGGCAAGGCGCTCGACGTGCGTGACGCGTCCAGCGCGATTGCGGCGGGTATCGGCTTCGTCACCGAAGACCGCAAGCGTCAGGGGCTCGTGCTCGGCATGTCGGTGCGCGAAAACGCGACGCTCGTGCATCTGGACCAGTACGCCACGCTCGGTTTCGTCAACGAGCGCGCGGAGCGCAGCGCGGTCGACGGCCTCATCAAGCAGTTGCGCGTGCGTACGCGCGACGCGGAACTCGACGTCAAGGCGCTTTCGGGCGGCAACCAGCAGAAGGTCGTGTTCGCGAAGTGGCTCGCGCAGCCGCCGAAAGTGCTGCTGCTCGACGAGCCCACGCGCGGCGTGGACGTGGGCGGCAAAGCCGAGATCTACACGATCATCAATCAGCTCGCGCAGCAGGGCGTTGCCATTGTGATGGTGTCGTCCGAACTGCCCGAAGTGCTGGCCATGAGCGACCGCATTCTCGTCATGCATCAGGGGCGCCAGAACGGCATCTTCGAAGCGGCTACGGCCACCCAGGAACTGATCATGACGGCCGCGGCCGGCGGCCCGGCGCCTGCGGCTCACGCCGTCGCGGTTTAA
- the rbsD gene encoding D-ribose pyranase — MKKHGHLNRDIARVLARMGHTDSLVIADCGLPVPDGVECIDVSLAVGVPDFFAVLDSVLADFKAERAVFASEAQTHNAAVVARSREMAAAHIAVENVPHEEFKRRCREAKAVIRTGECSPYANVILHSGVIF, encoded by the coding sequence GTGAAAAAACACGGACATCTGAATCGCGACATCGCCCGCGTGCTGGCCCGCATGGGCCACACGGACAGCCTCGTGATCGCCGACTGCGGGCTGCCGGTTCCCGACGGCGTGGAATGCATCGACGTTTCGCTCGCGGTGGGCGTGCCCGACTTCTTCGCCGTGCTCGACAGCGTGCTCGCCGACTTCAAGGCCGAGCGCGCGGTGTTCGCGAGCGAGGCGCAAACGCACAACGCCGCCGTGGTGGCGCGCAGCCGCGAGATGGCGGCCGCGCACATCGCCGTGGAAAACGTGCCGCACGAGGAGTTCAAGCGCCGCTGCCGCGAAGCGAAAGCGGTGATCCGCACCGGCGAGTGCAGCCCCTATGCGAATGTGATCCTGCATTCGGGCGTGATCTTCTGA
- the rbsK gene encoding ribokinase, with the protein MARVVVVGSINMDMVVATDTFPRLGETLFGTHFSTHPGGKGANQAVAAARLGAEVTMIGCVGADAFGGEMKATLAREGVDIAYVSTGREATGIASITLSGGDNAIIVVPGANHELSPEDIDRASAAIAQADVVLAQLEVPYATVLHAARRAREHGKPFFLNPAPAVELSGELLELTTLLTPNEHELATALQTPEGAWAEVIARSPVRIAMTHGKDGAYYADPAANGALVHQPGFAVDAVDTTGAGDTFNGALAAFWHLGMGEAVRRANAAGALSVTRAGAQGGMPTLAELEAFLNTQA; encoded by the coding sequence ATGGCGCGCGTAGTGGTGGTGGGCAGCATCAACATGGACATGGTCGTTGCGACCGACACGTTTCCCCGGCTCGGCGAAACGCTGTTCGGCACGCATTTTTCGACGCATCCGGGCGGCAAGGGCGCGAATCAGGCGGTCGCGGCGGCGCGTCTTGGCGCCGAGGTCACGATGATCGGCTGCGTGGGCGCCGATGCCTTCGGCGGCGAAATGAAAGCGACGCTCGCGCGCGAAGGCGTCGATATCGCCTATGTAAGCACGGGTCGTGAAGCGACCGGCATTGCCTCGATCACGCTTTCGGGCGGCGACAACGCGATCATCGTCGTGCCCGGCGCGAACCACGAGCTATCGCCCGAAGACATCGACCGTGCAAGCGCGGCGATTGCGCAGGCCGATGTCGTGCTCGCGCAGCTCGAAGTGCCCTACGCAACGGTGCTGCACGCCGCGCGGCGCGCCCGCGAACACGGCAAGCCCTTCTTTCTCAATCCCGCACCCGCGGTCGAACTGAGCGGCGAGCTGCTCGAGCTGACCACGCTGCTTACGCCAAACGAGCATGAACTCGCGACCGCGCTGCAAACGCCGGAAGGCGCGTGGGCCGAGGTGATCGCGCGCTCGCCCGTACGCATTGCCATGACGCACGGGAAAGACGGCGCGTATTATGCCGACCCCGCCGCCAACGGCGCGCTCGTGCATCAGCCGGGCTTCGCTGTCGATGCCGTCGATACGACCGGCGCCGGCGACACCTTCAACGGTGCGCTCGCGGCGTTCTGGCATCTCGGCATGGGCGAAGCCGTGCGCCGCGCAAACGCGGCGGGCGCGCTCTCCGTGACGCGCGCCGGCGCGCAGGGCGGCATGCCCACGCTCGCCGAACTCGAAGCCTTCCTGAACACGCAAGCCTGA
- a CDS encoding cache domain-containing protein: MARYLALPGKVFFTGVLLLGGWLGSPSSAYPQSSPPPSDTAKQTEALVDKAAALIDEKGKAAFAGFRVKGSEWFHEDTYLFVYDLNANVLLNPAFPSREGTNVHGQKDTNGKLFHDAMIQTAQTTGSGWVDYMFLRPGQTQPSHKWTYVKAVRIDGVPGLVGSGFYSD; encoded by the coding sequence ATGGCTAGATATCTTGCGTTGCCCGGCAAAGTCTTCTTTACCGGCGTCCTGTTACTGGGCGGATGGCTCGGCTCCCCCTCTTCTGCTTATCCTCAGTCATCTCCACCGCCATCCGATACAGCCAAACAAACTGAAGCGCTGGTCGACAAAGCTGCCGCGTTAATAGACGAAAAAGGCAAAGCCGCGTTTGCCGGGTTCAGAGTGAAAGGAAGCGAGTGGTTCCATGAGGATACCTATCTATTCGTTTACGACCTGAACGCGAATGTCTTGTTAAACCCCGCCTTCCCATCTCGGGAGGGGACGAACGTCCACGGCCAGAAAGACACGAACGGCAAGCTGTTTCATGACGCCATGATCCAGACGGCTCAAACGACGGGGTCGGGCTGGGTGGACTACATGTTTCTACGGCCGGGGCAGACACAACCATCGCATAAGTGGACCTACGTGAAGGCAGTCAGGATTGATGGCGTGCCGGGTCTGGTGGGTTCGGGGTTCTATTCGGATTAG